A genomic region of Saccopteryx bilineata isolate mSacBil1 chromosome 1, mSacBil1_pri_phased_curated, whole genome shotgun sequence contains the following coding sequences:
- the LOC136319697 gene encoding LOW QUALITY PROTEIN: olfactory receptor 9G19-like (The sequence of the model RefSeq protein was modified relative to this genomic sequence to represent the inferred CDS: deleted 2 bases in 1 codon; substituted 1 base at 1 genomic stop codon), protein MERSNHTVTEFILLGFTTDPVMQLVLFVVFLGLYSVTVVGNTTLIMLISNDSSLPTPMYLFTGNLSVLDLWYSSVYTPKILMTCISEDKSISSAGCVAQLFFSAALAXSECYLLAAMAYDRYVAMSKPLLYAQAMSGKLCLCLVIYSYTGGFVNSNIILSSNTFTLGFRADNVIDDFFCDVPPLVNLACDVKESYQAVLYFLLVSNIIAPTVLILASYLFIIAAILRIRSTQGRLKAFSTCSSHLVSVTLYYGSILYNYSRPSSSYSLERDKMVSTFHTVLCPMLNPMIYSLRNKDIRETIKNSSSSHYPKSKLT, encoded by the exons ATGGAAAGAAGCAATCACACTGTGACTGAGTTCATCCTCCTGGGCTTCACAACAGATCCTGTGATGCAACTGGTCCTGTTTGtagtgttccttggcttgtactCTGTGACCGTGGTAGGAAATACCACCCTCATCATGTTGATCAGTAATGACTCCAGTCTGCCCACGCCTATGTATCTCTTCACTGGGAATTTGTCTGTTCTGGATCTCTGGTATTCCTCTGTCTACACCCCAAAGATCTTAATGACCTGCATCTCTGAAGACAAAAGCATCTCTTCTGCTGGCTGTGTAGCCCAGCTCTTCTTCTCTGCTGCACTGGCATAGAGTGAGTGTTACCTATTGGCTGCCATGGCTTATGACCGCTATGTGGCCATGTCCAAACCCCTTCTTTATGCTCAGGCCATGTCAGGGAAATTGTGCCTCtgtttggttatatattcctACACTGGAGGTTTTGTCAACTCA AATATAATACTCAGCAGCAACACATTCACATTGGGTTTTCGTGCTGACAATGTTATTGATGACTTTTTCTGTGATGTTCCACCCTTGGTGAACTTGGCATGTGATGTGAAAGAGAGCTACCAGGCTGTGCTGTACTTCCTCTTGGTCTCCAACATCATTGCCCCCACTGTACTTATACTCGCCTCTTATCTCTTCATCATCGCTGCCATCTTGAGGATACGCTCTACCCAGGGCCGCCTCAAAGCCTTCTCCACATGCTCCTCCCACTTGGTTTCTGTTACCTTATACTATGGCTCTATTCTCTACAACTACTCTCGCCCAAGTTCCAGCTATTCCCTTGAGAGGGACAAAATGGTGTCTACATTTCATACTGTGCTGTGCCCCATGTTGAACCCCATGATCTATAGTTTGAGGAATAAAGATATaagagaaactataaaaaactcttCCAGTTCACATTATCCAAAGTCTAAATTGacataa
- the LOC136320814 gene encoding olfactory receptor 9G19-like produces MDKKNFTEVKEFILLGFTADSWLQSMLFFIFLIIYVISLVGNITLISLICVDSRLHTPMYFFIGNLSFLDLWYSSVYVPKILMTCISEDKSISFAGCLAQFFFSAGLAYSECYLLAAMAYDRYVAISNPLLYSQVISSTLCTSLVVASYLGGFLNSTIITSETFTLSFCGNNIIDDFFCDLPPLVKLACDVKESYQAVLYFILSSNVITPIALILASYLFIIAAILRIHSTQHRLKAFSTCASHMTAVTLYYGSILFIYSRPSTSYALARDKVVSVFYTVVIPMLNPLIYSFRNKDVKDALRKMVDRAK; encoded by the coding sequence ATGGATAAGAAAAATTTCACTGAAGTGAAAGAGTTCATACTCTTAGGGTTCACAGCTGACTCCTGGTTACAGAGCATGCTCTTTTTTATCTTCCTCATCATTTATGTCATCAGTCTCGTAGGGAACATCACCCTGATTTCTCTGATCTGTGTTGATTCTCGACTCCACACACCCATGTATTTCTTCATTGGAAACCTTTCATTCCTGGATCTCTGGTATTCTTCTGTCTATGTTCCCAAAATCCTTATGACCTGCATCTCTGAAGACAAAAGCATCTCCTTTGCTGGTTGCTTGGCTcagttcttcttctccgctggaCTGGCCTATAGTGAATGTTATCTGTTGGCAGCCATGGCTTATGACCGCTATGTGGCCATCTCCAACCCCCTGCTTTATTCCCAGGTGATATCCTCAACGTTATGTACCAgtcttgttgtggcttcttatCTTGGTGGTTTTCTTAACTCAACCATCATAACCAGTGAGACATTCACCCTGAGCTTCTGTGGAAACAATATCATTGATGATTTCTTCTGTGATCTGCCTCCCCTTGTAAAGCTGGCCTGTGATGTGAAGGAGAGCTACCAGGCTGTGCTCTacttcatactttcttccaatGTCATTACTCCCATTGCGCTCATTCTTGCCTCCTATCTCTTCATCATCGCCGCCATCTTGAGGATCCATTCTACCCAGCACCGTCTCAAGGCTTTCTCCACCTGTGCCTCTCACATGACAGCTGTCACCTTGTACTATGGTTCAATTCTCTTTATTTACTCCCGACCAAGTACTAGCTATGCCCTGGCAAGGGATAAAGTGGTGTCAGTATTCTATACTGTGGTGATTCCAATGTTGAATCCTTTGATCTATAGCTTTAGAAATAAAGATGTGAAAGATGCTCTGAGGAAAATGGTAGACAGAGCAAAATGA